Proteins encoded together in one Caldicellulosiruptor saccharolyticus DSM 8903 window:
- a CDS encoding dolichyl-phosphate beta-glucosyltransferase: MRGAIVIPAYNEYARMNSQIEKYLELSKQYDMILVDDGSGDDTYRIGESLGWHVVRLSKNMGKGYAVRAGILRALALTPEPSFIGFSDADLSVSPEQWEKLISKLDEYDIVIGSRSMPDSIVKRSIPRKLISKIFNHLVHEVLQLSVHDTQCGLKFFRPQAARALFSEPLTANRYAFDIEILLRARIMGLSFKETGVNWVARDGSKVGISAPFEMLISLFKIINVYNGIKPLEYIKKTLL, translated from the coding sequence ATGAGAGGGGCAATAGTGATACCAGCATACAACGAATATGCAAGGATGAACTCACAGATTGAAAAGTATTTAGAACTGTCAAAACAATATGATATGATACTTGTAGATGACGGGTCGGGTGATGACACATACAGGATAGGTGAGAGCCTTGGCTGGCATGTAGTAAGGTTGTCCAAAAACATGGGGAAGGGTTATGCGGTGAGGGCGGGGATACTTAGGGCACTGGCACTTACACCAGAGCCGTCATTCATAGGATTTTCTGATGCGGATCTTAGTGTTTCACCTGAGCAATGGGAAAAACTCATATCAAAACTGGACGAATATGATATTGTTATAGGTTCACGTTCCATGCCAGATTCAATTGTAAAAAGAAGCATACCGAGAAAACTCATAAGCAAGATATTCAATCATTTGGTTCATGAGGTATTGCAATTATCCGTACATGATACACAGTGCGGGCTTAAATTTTTCAGACCGCAGGCAGCCAGAGCACTTTTTTCTGAACCGCTTACAGCAAACAGATACGCATTTGATATTGAGATTTTACTGAGAGCCAGAATAATGGGACTTAGTTTTAAAGAAACGGGTGTAAACTGGGTTGCTAGAGATGGCAGTAAAGTTGGTATATCTGCACCATTTGAGATGTTAATATCTCTTTTTAAAATTATAAATGTCTACAATGGCATAAAGCCATTGGAATATATCAAAAAAACTTTATTATAG
- a CDS encoding prepilin peptidase, with the protein MTIWIAYLVGCITCCWTAYTDYKSRIIPNIAVLINIIAAILIFRIDLIKNGHLWLALSLFAVMFIMWLFKLIGAGDVKLLFSLTLLLGYNAYIAIFFTLLLFMITGYVKAKRTADNYFKLQMPLAPFLIPGMVLSIIIKILIFKNIV; encoded by the coding sequence ATGACGATATGGATAGCATATTTGGTTGGATGTATAACATGCTGCTGGACAGCGTATACAGACTATAAATCAAGGATAATACCAAACATTGCTGTATTGATAAATATAATTGCTGCCATTTTAATTTTCAGAATTGACCTGATAAAGAATGGACATCTCTGGCTTGCATTAAGTTTGTTTGCAGTAATGTTTATAATGTGGTTATTTAAACTAATTGGGGCAGGAGATGTCAAACTACTGTTTTCATTGACGTTACTACTGGGGTATAACGCATACATTGCTATTTTCTTTACGCTATTGTTGTTCATGATAACTGGTTATGTAAAAGCCAAAAGAACAGCAGATAATTATTTCAAGTTACAGATGCCACTTGCACCATTTCTAATACCAGGGATGGTGTTAAGTATAATAATCAAAATTCTAATATTCAAAAATATTGTTTAA
- a CDS encoding class I SAM-dependent methyltransferase → MDIGCGPAYFSKFYEYTGIDANAEKTGNNIIKARIEEVQLKDKYDVILALDVLEHLEDDRVILRYLRNNLKEDGIAIITVPAHPWLFSEHDRVCGHYRRYTKKQLKELFKTFDCKIYYYNSLLFPVEVLYRMFTKGRDNLKPIPSMLNRLLFLILSMEYYLLPLLPTGLSLLAIIKNKRGGEKG, encoded by the coding sequence TTGGATATAGGTTGCGGTCCAGCGTATTTTTCAAAATTCTATGAATACACGGGCATAGATGCAAATGCAGAAAAGACTGGCAATAACATAATAAAAGCTAGAATTGAGGAAGTGCAACTAAAGGACAAATATGATGTTATACTTGCTTTAGACGTACTTGAGCACTTAGAAGATGATAGAGTAATCCTTCGCTACCTTCGTAACAACCTAAAAGAAGATGGTATTGCAATAATAACAGTGCCAGCACACCCATGGTTGTTTTCAGAGCATGACAGGGTATGCGGGCACTACAGAAGATATACAAAAAAACAGTTAAAAGAACTATTCAAAACATTCGACTGCAAAATATACTACTACAATTCACTGCTATTCCCAGTAGAAGTGCTATACAGAATGTTTACAAAAGGCAGGGACAATTTAAAACCAATACCATCAATGCTTAACAGATTGCTCTTTCTTATACTGTCCATGGAATATTATCTGTTGCCGTTACTACCCACAGGGCTTTCATTACTGGCAATAATAAAGAATAAGAGAGGGGGTGAAAAAGGATGA
- a CDS encoding LamG domain-containing protein: protein MNFWTSKKGMAEIVGATLLILFLAIQIMPAVRNVSINSDKLIAAVDTKIKGQLTIGNSYSIPVHGTDFILMEDTQSDFLSGTLVNTVSTSSGGLNLTTASNLTFSRSSIAYKLDGVTQVGSNQPRYEAGKYGSALLVEGGTANLLTANQSSAETDISGFSSYWDTSISRDTSKALIGSASIKVDTTSRANDGHENHGVIVNSISTTYSANTYFIGSAYIWAPTGTLICISERVTTSSGGYLHELLYASWFTATGTWQRIYTPPFTCTTQSFRPGFQIIVPGSTSVVFWVDGLQLEQVSAQTSLPTTWIPGGTTRSSDLVSTTLADIINTKEGTVEFWVKPFNLTGNMYIGVGGSRFISASEDRQSYNIWYDFSDGGLHSSYGYGTGLYGTGSYSSMRPNNWYYVAATWKENDSIKLYVNGTLHSSTPIGTLGSSSVFKYQTLFLGQSSLGGFIANALFDELRISSKTRSESEISSAYSSSTGLNIDEYTTYKCSFDNTLTAGRGGMRISPVYDISQVKIAKDSNISWTATTPTGTNVVIESNLSLDGGTTWLGWKQCTNGGPIPDITPGMDLSNARLQIRETLTTSDVTVTPSLSSVTINIIAQ from the coding sequence ATGAATTTCTGGACGAGTAAAAAAGGAATGGCAGAGATAGTTGGAGCAACTCTTTTGATACTGTTCCTTGCGATTCAAATTATGCCAGCAGTTAGAAATGTTTCAATCAATTCTGATAAATTGATTGCTGCCGTTGATACAAAGATAAAAGGACAACTAACAATTGGGAACAGTTATAGCATTCCTGTACACGGAACTGACTTCATATTAATGGAAGATACACAGAGTGATTTTTTGAGCGGTACTCTTGTAAATACGGTATCAACAAGCAGTGGCGGTCTAAATCTTACAACAGCATCCAATCTTACATTTTCACGAAGCAGTATTGCTTACAAGCTGGACGGCGTTACACAGGTAGGTTCTAATCAGCCAAGATACGAAGCGGGCAAATATGGAAGCGCACTATTGGTAGAAGGAGGAACTGCTAATTTATTGACTGCCAACCAAAGCAGTGCTGAAACCGATATAAGCGGATTCTCATCTTACTGGGATACGTCCATTTCAAGAGATACATCGAAAGCACTTATCGGAAGTGCTTCAATAAAGGTAGATACTACATCAAGAGCCAATGATGGTCATGAAAATCATGGAGTAATTGTAAATTCTATTTCAACAACATACTCAGCTAATACTTATTTTATTGGCAGTGCTTATATCTGGGCACCAACAGGAACTCTGATATGTATATCAGAGAGAGTAACTACTTCTTCAGGTGGTTATCTTCATGAATTATTATATGCCAGTTGGTTTACAGCAACAGGAACATGGCAGAGAATTTACACACCACCTTTCACATGCACTACTCAGAGTTTTAGACCAGGATTTCAAATTATAGTACCAGGTTCAACTTCAGTGGTGTTCTGGGTTGATGGGTTGCAACTGGAACAAGTTTCGGCTCAAACTTCTTTGCCTACGACCTGGATACCGGGCGGAACTACAAGAAGTTCAGACTTAGTATCAACAACGTTAGCAGATATTATTAATACCAAGGAAGGAACAGTAGAATTCTGGGTGAAGCCTTTTAATTTGACAGGAAACATGTATATAGGCGTTGGTGGTTCACGATTTATTTCAGCTAGTGAAGACCGACAGTCATATAACATTTGGTATGACTTTTCTGACGGTGGTTTACATTCTTCCTATGGTTACGGTACCGGGTTATATGGTACAGGTTCGTACAGCAGTATGCGACCAAACAACTGGTATTATGTTGCTGCAACATGGAAGGAGAATGATTCTATTAAGCTATATGTAAACGGTACATTACACTCAAGTACTCCAATTGGAACCTTGGGCTCCAGCTCAGTTTTCAAGTATCAAACTTTGTTTTTGGGACAATCTTCCCTTGGAGGATTTATAGCAAATGCTCTTTTTGACGAATTGAGAATTTCCAGTAAAACAAGAAGCGAAAGTGAAATATCTTCTGCATATTCAAGTTCAACGGGTTTAAATATAGACGAATACACTACTTACAAATGCAGTTTTGATAACACTTTGACAGCAGGCAGAGGAGGAATGCGTATTTCACCTGTATATGACATAAGCCAGGTCAAAATTGCAAAGGATTCTAATATTTCATGGACTGCGACAACACCTACTGGAACAAATGTAGTTATAGAATCCAATCTGTCACTTGATGGGGGGACCACATGGCTTGGATGGAAACAATGTACAAACGGCGGACCAATCCCGGACATTACCCCGGGAATGGACCTCTCAAATGCAAGACTACAAATACGCGAAACTTTAACAACCAGCGACGTAACAGTTACTCCTTCACTTTCATCAGTTACAATTAACATCATAGCCCAGTAG
- a CDS encoding ATPase, T2SS/T4P/T4SS family has protein sequence MIINPYAYTAKDEDIDEILREERITEIIDKLLKRKPGIILENTDPFTLIPDIQDIIAQLGYTNVTPKHIIQNLFQYGPFQDLIEDPEVTDIFINAPDFVAVRKKGKDTKLSINFKSNKELKEFVKRIVIMNGGRINENEAKVITTDPRYNLRIVATLESISIHSPMLHIRKPPTYKTLTDLIEDGMLTQQQAQQLAALVKERKSIVISGPPSSGKTTLLAALIREIPEHERYAIIQETFEIPRIHPNSFVEVMRTSELQPWLKQYTLFELVKIGLLETLGRVIIGEVKGAETYEWVFAVYSGMNGSMTTVHTNSSQETIPKLLMLMKMANTDLPADFLESVLLSSIDYILYVKGFKLREIYNVKRGELEYVETNV, from the coding sequence ATGATAATAAATCCTTACGCTTATACAGCAAAGGATGAAGACATTGATGAGATCCTTCGTGAGGAAAGAATAACAGAAATCATAGACAAGCTATTAAAGCGAAAACCAGGAATTATACTTGAAAACACTGACCCGTTTACACTCATTCCTGACATACAGGACATTATAGCTCAACTTGGGTACACCAACGTAACACCAAAACACATTATCCAGAACCTTTTTCAATACGGACCATTTCAGGATTTAATTGAAGACCCTGAAGTAACAGACATATTCATAAACGCACCTGACTTTGTAGCAGTCAGGAAAAAAGGGAAGGACACTAAACTAAGCATAAATTTCAAGTCAAACAAGGAGCTAAAAGAGTTTGTAAAACGAATAGTCATAATGAACGGTGGGAGAATAAATGAGAATGAGGCAAAAGTTATCACAACAGACCCTAGATACAACCTGCGTATAGTAGCAACGTTAGAATCAATCAGTATTCACTCACCAATGCTGCACATACGAAAACCACCAACCTACAAGACGCTTACAGACCTTATAGAGGACGGGATGCTTACTCAACAGCAGGCACAGCAACTTGCTGCTTTAGTAAAAGAGAGAAAATCAATAGTAATATCAGGACCACCCAGTAGTGGCAAAACCACACTGCTTGCAGCTCTCATACGTGAAATTCCTGAGCATGAACGCTATGCTATCATTCAGGAAACATTTGAAATACCAAGGATACATCCAAACAGCTTTGTTGAGGTTATGCGAACTTCGGAACTTCAGCCATGGTTAAAACAATACACTTTGTTTGAGCTTGTCAAGATAGGGTTATTGGAAACATTGGGACGAGTAATAATCGGAGAGGTCAAAGGTGCAGAAACATATGAATGGGTATTTGCGGTATATTCGGGGATGAACGGATCAATGACAACCGTGCACACAAATTCCAGCCAGGAAACTATCCCCAAACTGCTAATGCTTATGAAGATGGCAAATACCGACCTGCCAGCTGATTTTTTGGAAAGTGTACTTCTTAGTTCAATAGATTACATCCTGTACGTAAAAGGGTTCAAACTGAGAGAAATTTACAATGTGAAACGGGGCGAACTGGAATATGTTGAAACGAACGTATAG
- a CDS encoding type II secretion system F family protein: MHIDIVAGILSVIQVLGIAVAVTAGISAVTVFRINNRIQSATAKIDKIQSKIQIIFALLMGIAGFFVSAWWTGSYPLAVMGAFGFGAIGYVTPDLIAKSMAKKTEKYLTTISTLFEIGIKSNVPLEKIFDTCAEVVKHAELSKALQRAGAVYIKTRDIEQAFEEVETVLTSPELKLFKTALKEVEKVGTSALISLETFANMQNLRANDYLSRRKESVTTYSTIAVALVLFAAMMVYFAPIYNLIMQSMTQFFK; the protein is encoded by the coding sequence ATGCATATTGACATTGTTGCGGGCATTTTGTCGGTCATACAGGTCCTGGGAATTGCAGTTGCTGTAACTGCAGGAATTTCAGCAGTCACAGTATTTAGAATCAACAATCGCATCCAGTCTGCAACTGCTAAAATAGATAAAATACAGTCAAAAATTCAGATTATATTTGCATTGCTTATGGGTATAGCAGGATTTTTTGTTTCGGCATGGTGGACTGGTTCATACCCACTTGCTGTTATGGGAGCTTTCGGGTTCGGCGCAATTGGGTATGTTACACCTGACCTGATAGCAAAATCAATGGCTAAGAAAACAGAAAAGTATCTTACCACGATTTCGACCCTGTTTGAGATAGGTATTAAATCGAACGTACCACTGGAAAAGATATTTGACACATGCGCAGAAGTAGTCAAGCACGCAGAACTGAGCAAAGCACTACAGCGTGCTGGAGCGGTATATATAAAAACACGTGATATTGAACAGGCATTTGAAGAAGTAGAAACGGTTTTGACATCACCAGAATTAAAGCTTTTCAAAACTGCCCTAAAAGAGGTAGAGAAGGTGGGGACAAGTGCTCTTATATCACTAGAAACATTTGCCAACATGCAAAACCTGAGGGCAAATGACTACCTTTCACGACGAAAGGAATCTGTTACAACCTATTCGACAATAGCTGTTGCACTGGTACTATTTGCAGCAATGATGGTATATTTTGCACCCATTTATAATTTAATAATGCAAAGTATGACTCAATTCTTTAAATAG
- a CDS encoding TadE/TadG family type IV pilus assembly protein, translating into MTRFRRPLVHMCLSARRILNDKSGAAMILFAFVLLFFVTFPLSMFQIDMTMAIEEEKHIERAAVVSALAALYNVSVDSDLSDFQKDDITDRFQYFLKQNLNLDDNFIPKAGPIKDPINIEEITVYDGNDVPATCSWGNEIKYPGMHIVISTRIHRNYMADVFGEYITIRIHKDIDIFETGVGQ; encoded by the coding sequence ATGACACGATTCAGGCGACCATTGGTCCATATGTGTCTGTCAGCAAGAAGAATCTTGAATGATAAAAGTGGAGCTGCAATGATACTCTTTGCATTTGTGCTTTTGTTCTTTGTTACTTTTCCGCTATCAATGTTTCAGATAGATATGACAATGGCAATAGAAGAGGAAAAACATATTGAGCGTGCAGCAGTTGTTTCGGCACTTGCAGCACTGTACAATGTTTCAGTTGATTCCGACCTGTCAGATTTTCAGAAAGATGATATTACCGACAGATTCCAATACTTTTTAAAGCAGAACCTAAATCTTGATGACAACTTTATTCCCAAAGCAGGACCAATAAAAGACCCAATTAATATCGAGGAGATAACAGTATATGATGGCAACGATGTGCCTGCAACGTGCAGTTGGGGAAACGAGATTAAATATCCGGGTATGCATATTGTAATATCAACCAGAATTCATCGAAACTACATGGCGGATGTTTTTGGTGAGTATATAACAATAAGGATACACAAAGACATAGATATATTTGAAACGGGGGTTGGACAATGA